One part of the uncultured Bacteroides sp. genome encodes these proteins:
- a CDS encoding two-component regulator propeller domain-containing protein: MKKHLYLYFFLLILFPSFALAQGKFMFKHLEVSNGLSHSQVNYIYKDSRGFMWFGTVSGLNRYDGYSYKLFQHNQQDTTSIIDNYISNIQEDADANLWINTGSGYVIYDSRKERFKRNVANELRKLGIQRNVESIFIDKQKNLLCYVRGLGVYQYQSASKKLLLFAQDGRAGNLSRGIITDIREGKAYYVIMFQSGLMECINKRTGKILRKENYIPANFGINTNKFFVYVDSDNDCWVYTEGSYGLWLYHANTRSWEYISNMSTKSVYTLSSNVIKDIAQDANGNVWIGTDHGGIDVINKKKEQVINLLNDPTDERSISHNTINCIYRDNTNIIWVGTYKKGISYYSESIFKFEVDHMSYYANQKNFNNDATILAEDTKGNLWIGTNGAGVICYNKSTGMRQLYQHIPGQESSLAGNIIVSLCASRDGKVWIGTYLGGMDCFDGSRFIHYKHDPNNPNSLANNNIWSIVEDNEGYIWIGTLGNGLQRLNPKTGQFLTFNNRKAQLLTSEYISSLCLGRDDILYIGTAIGVTTYNIRTGVFERFTTNKRGDQPFSTNNVNQLYVDSRGLLWVATREGLNIFDRKNDKITALFKTNGLPDNVITGVIEDTNKNMWVTTSNGVSNIIVATNPKTGDYSYTFYNYDERDGLQSSEFNMRSILRSFRGEILMGGIRGYNIFNPEIIKYNRTLPKVVFTDLQLFNNSVKVDSVYDGNLILKEGLNWTKEIKLKYRQNVFSVEFSSMNYVLPEKTKYAYKLEGFNQDWLIADENVHKITYTNLAPGTYTLMVKAANSDGFWNESAASLKIVIEPPFWRSGFAYLFYILIIIGLLVRARIMILTRERNRYKLEQIELEAKRNHEIDDMKLRFFTNISHELRTPLTLIISPLENVIKVINNDEQKQKLEMVHRNAIRLLHLVNQLIDFRRLDVQGHQVNLSYGDIVAYIKSVSSTFAELSEKKNIRLTFYSAINELRMEFDEDKMGKIMMNLLSNAFKFTNEGGRVEVHLDLLPASGDGQPELLEIRVADTGIGINDDEKEKIFDRFYQVKQTDEHKFGGSGIGLNMVKEFVLLHKGTVEVHNNTGKGSIFVITIHVNRKKEEENKVTITEGKVAVLTEKQEDLIDMQEVHEEVPVRSTILVVDDNDDFRTFMKDSLKGEFIVQEAANGKEAWESILDSLPDMIISDVMMPEMDGCELCRLVKSDLRTSHIPLILLTARTAEEHKLEGLETGADDYITKPFNFEILMLRIRKLMERREAAREAFRQQIEVKPSDITITSLDEKLIQKAIKYVEDNISSSELSVEEMSKSLGMSRVHLYKKLLSITGKTPIEFIRTIRLKRAAQLLRESQLNISEVAYQVGFNNPKYFSKYFKEEFGMLPSTYQDRKDKDEAEM, translated from the coding sequence ATGAAAAAGCACTTATATCTATACTTTTTTCTTCTTATTCTATTTCCTTCTTTTGCTTTAGCCCAAGGCAAATTTATGTTTAAACATCTGGAAGTAAGTAATGGGCTTTCTCACAGTCAGGTTAATTACATCTATAAAGATAGTAGAGGATTTATGTGGTTTGGTACTGTTTCCGGACTAAATCGTTATGATGGATATTCCTATAAACTTTTTCAGCACAACCAGCAGGATACAACTTCTATTATAGATAACTATATATCCAATATTCAGGAAGATGCAGATGCTAATCTATGGATTAATACAGGCTCCGGTTATGTAATTTATGACTCAAGAAAAGAACGATTCAAAAGAAATGTTGCTAATGAATTAAGGAAGTTGGGTATTCAACGAAATGTGGAATCAATCTTTATTGATAAGCAGAAAAATTTGTTGTGTTATGTCAGAGGATTGGGGGTTTATCAATATCAGAGTGCATCAAAGAAACTGCTTTTATTTGCACAAGATGGTCGGGCTGGTAACTTGAGTAGAGGTATTATAACAGATATTCGTGAAGGTAAAGCCTACTATGTAATAATGTTCCAATCGGGACTGATGGAATGCATAAATAAGAGAACGGGAAAGATTCTTAGAAAAGAAAATTATATTCCTGCTAACTTTGGTATAAATACTAATAAATTTTTTGTTTATGTAGATTCTGATAATGATTGTTGGGTGTATACTGAAGGTAGTTATGGTTTGTGGCTTTATCATGCAAATACCAGAAGCTGGGAGTATATCAGTAATATGTCAACCAAATCGGTATATACGCTTTCCAGTAATGTGATTAAAGATATAGCACAGGATGCTAACGGAAATGTATGGATTGGAACTGACCATGGGGGCATTGATGTTATTAACAAGAAAAAGGAACAGGTAATTAATCTTCTGAATGATCCAACTGACGAACGAAGTATTTCTCACAATACTATAAATTGTATTTATAGAGATAATACCAATATTATTTGGGTAGGAACCTATAAAAAGGGGATATCTTATTATAGTGAGAGTATCTTTAAGTTTGAAGTAGATCACATGTCTTATTATGCTAATCAGAAAAACTTTAATAATGATGCTACTATCTTGGCTGAAGATACTAAAGGAAACTTATGGATTGGTACTAATGGTGCAGGAGTAATATGCTATAATAAGTCCACAGGGATGCGGCAACTCTATCAACATATACCGGGACAAGAGTCATCTTTAGCCGGAAATATTATTGTGAGTCTTTGTGCATCGCGAGATGGAAAGGTTTGGATTGGGACCTATCTGGGGGGAATGGATTGTTTTGATGGCAGTCGCTTTATTCATTACAAACATGATCCGAATAATCCTAATTCTTTAGCTAATAATAATATCTGGTCTATTGTAGAGGATAATGAAGGATATATCTGGATTGGCACGCTGGGAAATGGTCTTCAGCGACTGAATCCTAAAACCGGACAGTTTCTTACTTTTAATAATAGGAAGGCACAACTACTTACTTCCGAATATATATCTTCTCTTTGCCTTGGGCGTGATGATATACTATATATAGGAACTGCTATTGGTGTAACCACTTATAATATAAGAACAGGCGTTTTTGAACGATTTACAACCAATAAACGAGGCGATCAGCCTTTCTCTACTAATAATGTGAATCAGTTGTATGTAGATAGTCGCGGACTTTTATGGGTGGCTACTCGTGAAGGGTTAAATATCTTTGATCGTAAAAATGATAAGATAACTGCTTTATTTAAGACAAACGGACTTCCTGACAATGTGATTACGGGAGTTATTGAAGATACTAACAAAAATATGTGGGTTACAACGTCTAATGGGGTTTCAAATATTATAGTTGCTACAAATCCTAAGACTGGTGATTACTCGTATACCTTCTATAATTATGATGAACGTGATGGGCTGCAAAGTAGCGAATTCAATATGCGTTCCATACTCAGATCTTTCCGTGGAGAAATTCTAATGGGAGGAATCCGAGGCTATAATATTTTTAATCCTGAGATTATAAAATATAACAGAACTTTACCCAAAGTAGTTTTTACCGACCTGCAACTGTTTAATAATAGTGTGAAAGTTGATTCTGTTTATGACGGAAATCTAATTCTTAAAGAAGGTCTAAACTGGACAAAAGAAATTAAACTGAAATATCGCCAGAATGTTTTTTCTGTTGAGTTTTCATCTATGAATTATGTTTTGCCCGAAAAGACAAAATATGCCTATAAACTTGAAGGTTTTAATCAAGACTGGCTGATAGCTGACGAAAATGTTCATAAAATAACCTATACCAATCTTGCCCCCGGAACTTATACTTTAATGGTGAAGGCTGCAAATAGTGACGGATTCTGGAATGAGAGTGCTGCTTCACTTAAAATAGTAATAGAACCCCCTTTCTGGCGTTCCGGATTTGCTTATCTGTTTTATATCCTTATTATTATAGGTTTGCTGGTTCGTGCCAGAATTATGATTCTTACACGTGAACGAAATCGTTATAAATTAGAGCAAATTGAACTTGAGGCTAAGCGTAATCACGAGATTGACGACATGAAGTTACGCTTCTTCACTAATATAAGTCATGAATTGCGTACTCCGCTTACCTTAATTATCTCTCCATTGGAAAATGTAATTAAAGTAATAAACAACGATGAGCAGAAGCAAAAACTCGAGATGGTGCATCGTAATGCAATCCGCTTACTTCACCTTGTAAATCAGCTAATAGATTTCCGTAGATTAGATGTTCAGGGACATCAGGTAAACCTTTCGTATGGTGATATTGTAGCCTATATAAAAAGTGTATCCTCTACTTTTGCCGAACTTTCGGAAAAGAAAAATATCCGGCTAACCTTCTATTCCGCAATAAACGAATTGCGTATGGAGTTTGATGAGGATAAGATGGGAAAGATTATGATGAATTTACTATCCAATGCATTTAAGTTCACAAACGAAGGTGGTCGCGTGGAAGTACATCTTGATTTGTTACCAGCTTCGGGAGACGGTCAGCCGGAATTATTGGAAATTCGTGTTGCAGATACGGGGATTGGTATCAACGATGATGAAAAAGAAAAAATATTTGATCGCTTTTATCAGGTGAAACAAACCGATGAACATAAGTTTGGTGGTAGTGGAATAGGTCTTAATATGGTTAAAGAATTTGTTCTATTGCATAAAGGAACTGTAGAAGTACACAACAATACCGGAAAAGGAAGCATCTTTGTTATTACCATACATGTAAATCGAAAAAAGGAAGAAGAAAATAAAGTTACGATCACAGAAGGTAAGGTTGCTGTTCTTACAGAAAAGCAGGAAGACTTGATTGATATGCAGGAAGTGCATGAAGAAGTTCCGGTTCGGTCGACAATACTTGTGGTTGATGATAATGATGATTTCCGTACCTTTATGAAGGATAGTCTCAAAGGAGAGTTTATTGTTCAGGAAGCTGCAAATGGAAAAGAGGCATGGGAGTCAATACTGGATTCTCTACCAGACATGATTATTAGTGATGTGATGATGCCCGAAATGGATGGATGCGAGCTTTGCCGTCTGGTAAAGAGTGATCTGCGTACTTCGCATATTCCATTGATTCTTCTTACTGCACGAACAGCAGAAGAGCATAAACTTGAAGGATTGGAAACTGGCGCGGATGATTACATTACCAAGCCGTTCAATTTTGAAATCCTGATGCTCAGAATCCGTAAACTTATGGAAAGGAGAGAGGCTGCCCGTGAAGCTTTCCGTCAGCAAATAGAAGTTAAGCCCAGCGATATTACAATTACTTCTTTAGATGAAAAGCTAATTCAAAAAGCAATCAAGTATGTAGAAGATAATATAAGCAGTAGTGAGCTTTCTGTTGAGGAAATGAGCAAGTCTTTGGGCATGAGCCGTGTACATTTATACAAAAAACTGCTTTCTATAACAGGAAAGACTCCTATAGAATTTATACGTACCATTCGCTTGAAGAGGGCTGCTCAGTTACTCCGTGAGAGTCAGTTGAACATTTCAGAAGTTGCTTATCAGGTAGGATTTAATAACCCTAAGTATTTCAGTAAATACTTTAAAGAAGAATTTGGAATGTTGCCTTCAACCTATCAGGATAGAAAAGATAAAGATGAAGCAGAAATGTAA
- a CDS encoding sigma-70 family RNA polymerase sigma factor — translation MDETRINKELEQEFTACIKEYERVIYKVCYLYTTKSVTLNDLYQEAVLNIWRAFPKFRRECKISTWIYRITLNTCISFIRKEKNIPEIVSLTQEAEWLTEEEDSFREMLVELYRLINCLGQLDKSIILLYLENKDYAEIAEITGLTVTNIATKLSRIKDKLRKMPHN, via the coding sequence ATGGACGAGACAAGAATAAACAAGGAATTAGAGCAGGAGTTTACGGCATGCATTAAAGAATATGAGCGTGTCATATACAAAGTCTGCTATTTATACACCACTAAGTCGGTAACGCTTAATGATTTATATCAGGAAGCTGTACTGAACATCTGGCGAGCTTTCCCGAAGTTTCGACGCGAATGCAAAATATCTACATGGATATATCGCATTACGTTGAATACTTGTATCTCATTCATTCGTAAAGAAAAAAATATACCAGAGATCGTTTCACTGACACAAGAAGCGGAATGGTTAACAGAGGAGGAAGACAGTTTCCGGGAAATGCTGGTGGAATTATATAGGCTCATAAATTGTTTGGGACAACTCGACAAATCTATTATTCTTCTCTATCTGGAGAATAAGGACTATGCAGAAATTGCAGAGATTACCGGGTTAACGGTTACAAATATTGCAACCAAACTGAGCAGAATAAAAGATAAATTAAGAAAAATGCCTCACAACTAA
- a CDS encoding dihydroorotase: protein MKRTLIKDATIINEGRSFTGSVIIEDDKIAKVIEGAVTTEDTYTDIIDAKGKYLIPGVIDDHVHFREPGLTQKADITSESRAAAAGGVTSFMDMPNTMPQTTDLDALNAKFQLGAEKSLINYSFYFGATNTNSDLLSQLDPHRVCGVKLFMGSSTGNMLVDRKESLMKVFGGTDLLIAAHCEDPVIIAQNTRLAKEKYGDDPDIIYHPMIRSEEACYASSALAVELAEKTGARLHILHISTAKELDLFKNVPIKEKKITAEACVSHLIFDDTWYKKLGTRIKCNPAIKTVIDRALLLNAITENRIDVVATDHAPHLLSDKEGGALRATSGMPMIQFSLVSMFELAEPQVFTKEQIVQKMCHAPAELFQIHNRGYIREGYQADLVIVNPKSEWKLTTDKILSKCGWSPLEGFKFNHKVERTFVNGHTVYSDGQLDNSYRGQELRFR from the coding sequence ATGAAACGTACTCTTATCAAAGACGCCACGATTATAAACGAAGGGCGCAGTTTTACAGGCTCTGTTATAATTGAAGATGACAAAATAGCCAAAGTTATAGAAGGAGCTGTAACAACCGAAGACACGTATACCGATATAATTGATGCAAAAGGTAAATATCTTATTCCTGGAGTTATCGATGACCATGTGCATTTCCGCGAACCGGGATTGACTCAAAAGGCAGATATTACAAGCGAAAGCCGGGCTGCAGCTGCAGGAGGCGTTACCTCTTTTATGGATATGCCGAATACAATGCCTCAAACTACGGATCTTGATGCATTGAATGCTAAGTTTCAGCTGGGAGCCGAAAAGAGTTTAATCAACTACTCTTTTTACTTTGGTGCTACAAATACAAATTCCGATCTACTTTCTCAGTTAGATCCTCACCGTGTGTGCGGAGTTAAACTTTTTATGGGCTCGAGTACCGGAAATATGCTGGTTGATCGCAAGGAAAGTCTGATGAAAGTTTTTGGTGGAACCGATTTGCTGATTGCCGCTCACTGCGAAGATCCTGTAATTATTGCACAGAACACTCGCCTTGCCAAAGAAAAATACGGTGATGATCCCGATATTATTTATCATCCGATGATAAGAAGCGAAGAAGCATGTTATGCATCTTCAGCATTGGCAGTTGAATTGGCTGAAAAGACAGGTGCCAGACTTCATATTCTCCATATTTCTACAGCCAAAGAACTTGATCTGTTTAAAAATGTACCGATCAAGGAGAAAAAAATTACAGCAGAAGCCTGCGTTTCCCATCTTATTTTCGACGATACATGGTACAAGAAATTAGGTACACGTATTAAATGTAATCCGGCAATTAAAACTGTAATTGACAGAGCCTTGTTATTGAATGCCATCACAGAAAACCGTATTGACGTGGTTGCAACAGACCATGCACCACATTTACTGAGTGATAAAGAAGGTGGTGCTTTACGTGCAACTTCGGGTATGCCTATGATTCAATTCTCATTGGTCTCTATGTTCGAACTTGCCGAGCCTCAGGTTTTCACAAAGGAACAGATTGTGCAAAAAATGTGTCATGCTCCGGCAGAGCTTTTCCAGATACATAATCGTGGATATATCCGGGAAGGTTACCAGGCCGACCTCGTAATTGTAAACCCTAAATCAGAATGGAAACTTACAACTGATAAGATTCTCAGTAAATGTGGCTGGAGCCCATTGGAAGGTTTTAAGTTCAATCACAAAGTAGAACGTACTTTCGTTAATGGACATACTGTATACTCTGACGGACAATTAGATAATTCATATCGCGGACAGGAACTTAGATTCAGATAA
- a CDS encoding vitamin B12 dependent-methionine synthase activation domain-containing protein, producing the protein MVTSYKIHELVEYIDWLYFFHAWRLGAQFGQISDIHGCDSCRAQWLASFPEEDRTKAAEAMQLFKEANRMLNELDKNYEVKVMFELFDSNSDGDNLIVGDVVIPLLRQQVRKKDNEPYLCLSDYVRPLSSGIKDTVGVFASSVDPEMEKTYEDDPYKHILVQTLTDRLAEAAVEKMHEYVRKVAWGYAKDENLTIKDMLKVKYQGIRPAVGYPSIPDQSINFLLNDLIDMSKIGIKLTENGAMYPHASVSGIIISHPASSYFSIGKIGEDQLKDYARRRNMEESVMRKFLAANL; encoded by the coding sequence ATGGTAACTTCATATAAAATTCATGAGCTTGTAGAGTATATTGACTGGCTTTACTTTTTCCATGCATGGAGATTGGGAGCACAGTTCGGTCAAATATCGGATATTCACGGATGTGATTCCTGCCGTGCACAATGGCTTGCCAGCTTTCCGGAGGAAGATCGTACAAAAGCGGCCGAAGCTATGCAACTTTTCAAGGAAGCAAACAGAATGCTTAACGAACTGGATAAAAATTATGAAGTTAAAGTAATGTTTGAACTGTTTGATTCTAATTCAGACGGAGATAATCTTATCGTAGGAGACGTTGTAATTCCGTTGCTTCGTCAGCAGGTACGCAAAAAAGACAATGAACCCTATTTATGTTTAAGTGATTATGTTCGTCCGCTTTCATCAGGAATAAAAGACACAGTGGGCGTATTTGCCTCGAGTGTTGACCCTGAAATGGAAAAAACATACGAAGACGATCCATATAAACATATATTGGTTCAAACATTGACCGACCGCCTTGCTGAAGCTGCTGTTGAAAAGATGCACGAGTACGTACGAAAAGTAGCCTGGGGATATGCCAAAGATGAGAATCTGACCATAAAAGATATGTTGAAAGTAAAGTATCAAGGAATTCGTCCGGCTGTGGGATATCCATCCATCCCCGATCAATCTATCAACTTTTTACTGAATGATTTGATTGATATGAGTAAGATTGGAATTAAACTCACAGAAAACGGAGCAATGTATCCGCATGCTTCTGTAAGCGGAATAATAATCTCGCATCCTGCATCAAGCTATTTTTCTATCGGAAAAATAGGAGAAGATCAGTTGAAAGATTATGCGCGCAGAAGAAACATGGAAGAATCTGTAATGAGAAAGTTTCTTGCAGCAAACTTATAA
- a CDS encoding metallophosphoesterase translates to MMQKVFLFLLLVLILPDIFIYKVYISNFQTNTLIKYLYFLPSLLLLAGIIYLFLFANHDFIIERNRLVSWFIMSYFLFTVPKLSFMLISIFDLPLGFIFKRSISTFTYAGITSAVIWVAILIYGSFWGKTKFEVKPLTYQSSLLPKGFDGYKIVQLSDIHIGSWVGNGKALQEAVDLVNAQQPDLIVFTGDLINNKANELDNYEDILSKLKAKDGVFSILGNHDYGPYYRWKNPKEQADNLISLKQKEAKMGWILLNNEHRILHHNSDSIALVGVENWGAPPFTGRGDLKKALIGAEEIPFKLLLSHNPSHWKKKVLPESDVALMLSGHTHGMQFALGNHSLASLFSSQWRGLYTQGNRSLYVNVGLGFLGIPFRFGAWPEISVITLKSK, encoded by the coding sequence ATGATGCAGAAAGTCTTTTTATTCCTGTTATTGGTGCTTATCCTACCAGATATATTTATCTACAAGGTTTATATATCTAATTTTCAAACCAATACTCTTATTAAGTATCTTTATTTTCTGCCTTCGTTGTTATTACTGGCAGGTATCATCTATCTGTTTCTTTTTGCAAATCACGACTTTATAATTGAACGAAACCGACTGGTAAGCTGGTTTATTATGTCGTATTTCCTTTTTACCGTGCCCAAGCTTTCATTTATGCTTATCTCAATATTTGATCTTCCTTTGGGCTTTATCTTTAAACGTTCTATCTCTACATTTACATACGCCGGAATTACTTCGGCTGTAATTTGGGTAGCAATACTTATTTATGGTTCATTTTGGGGCAAAACAAAATTCGAAGTTAAGCCATTAACATACCAGTCATCATTACTACCTAAAGGATTCGATGGATACAAAATAGTGCAACTGTCGGACATCCATATCGGGAGCTGGGTAGGAAATGGAAAAGCACTACAGGAAGCTGTAGATTTAGTAAATGCGCAGCAACCTGATTTAATTGTGTTTACCGGAGATTTGATAAACAACAAAGCCAACGAACTTGATAATTATGAAGATATTCTAAGCAAATTAAAAGCAAAAGACGGAGTATTTTCTATTCTTGGCAATCACGATTACGGGCCATACTATCGTTGGAAAAATCCGAAAGAACAGGCTGATAATCTTATATCTCTTAAACAAAAAGAAGCTAAGATGGGTTGGATTCTACTTAATAATGAACATCGTATTCTTCATCATAACAGTGACAGTATAGCCTTGGTCGGCGTAGAGAACTGGGGAGCACCTCCTTTTACTGGCAGGGGCGATTTAAAGAAAGCGCTTATCGGTGCAGAAGAAATTCCTTTTAAATTATTGCTCAGCCACAATCCCTCTCACTGGAAAAAGAAAGTTTTGCCGGAAAGCGATGTTGCTTTAATGCTTTCCGGACATACTCATGGTATGCAATTTGCACTTGGGAATCATTCTTTAGCCTCACTTTTTAGTTCACAATGGAGAGGCTTGTATACACAAGGCAACAGATCCCTGTACGTAAACGTGGGGTTAGGATTCCTAGGAATACCTTTCCGCTTTGGTGCATGGCCCGAAATATCTGTAATTACTCTAAAAAGTAAGTAA
- a CDS encoding polyprenol monophosphomannose synthase, with translation MQASDSIVIIPTYNEKENIENIIRAVFGLDKIFHILIIEDGSPDGTASIVKRLQLEFPERLFMIERKGKLGLGTAYITGFKWAIENKYDFIFEMDADFSHSPNDLPRLYHACTVLGGDVAIGSRYVSGVNVVNWPMGRVLMSYFASKYVRFITGIPVADTTAGFKCYRREVLETIELDKIKFKGYAFQIEMKFMAYKSGFNILEVPVIFINRELGSSKMNSGIFGEAVMGVLQLKFDSFFRKYPQKK, from the coding sequence ATGCAAGCCTCCGACAGTATCGTTATTATTCCAACCTATAATGAAAAGGAAAACATTGAAAATATAATCCGCGCAGTTTTCGGATTAGATAAAATATTTCACATACTAATCATTGAAGATGGTTCACCGGACGGCACAGCTTCTATCGTGAAACGACTACAACTTGAGTTTCCTGAACGTTTGTTTATGATTGAGCGTAAGGGAAAACTTGGACTTGGTACAGCATACATCACTGGTTTTAAATGGGCTATAGAAAATAAATATGATTTTATTTTTGAAATGGATGCCGATTTTTCTCACAGTCCTAACGATTTGCCTCGTCTTTATCACGCATGTACAGTTTTGGGAGGAGATGTAGCCATCGGTTCACGCTATGTAAGTGGTGTAAACGTGGTGAACTGGCCAATGGGACGAGTACTTATGTCTTACTTTGCATCAAAATATGTTCGTTTTATCACAGGTATTCCGGTTGCAGATACCACTGCCGGATTTAAGTGCTACCGCCGTGAAGTATTGGAAACTATTGAGCTTGATAAAATAAAGTTCAAGGGATATGCATTCCAGATCGAGATGAAATTCATGGCTTACAAGTCTGGCTTCAATATATTGGAGGTTCCTGTGATTTTCATTAACCGTGAATTGGGTTCCTCAAAAATGAACAGTGGAATATTCGGAGAAGCAGTAATGGGAGTTCTTCAATTAAAATTTGATAGTTTCTTCCGTAAATACCCTCAAAAGAAATGA